From Riemerella anatipestifer ATCC 11845 = DSM 15868, a single genomic window includes:
- the rluF gene encoding 23S rRNA pseudouridine(2604) synthase RluF, whose translation MEKVRINKYLSEVGFCSRREADKILEQGRITINGKIPELGTKVSAEDEIKVDGKLITEPKEENVYIAFNKPVGIVCTTDTKREKNNIIDYIKYPKRIFPIGRLDKPSEGLILLTSDGDIVNKILRARNNHEKEYIVRVDKPITNKFLEQMRAGVPILGTVTRKCEVEQLDKMQFRIVLTQGLNRQIRRMCEYLGYEVKKLKRIRIMNIHLDLPIGKWRELTPNEMKTLNHLIKDSAKTYD comes from the coding sequence GTGGAAAAGGTTAGAATCAATAAATATTTATCGGAAGTAGGCTTTTGTTCTCGTAGAGAAGCAGATAAAATACTGGAACAAGGGAGAATTACCATCAATGGTAAAATACCAGAATTAGGGACTAAAGTAAGTGCAGAAGACGAGATAAAGGTAGATGGGAAGCTTATTACCGAGCCAAAGGAAGAGAATGTTTATATTGCATTTAATAAGCCAGTGGGCATTGTTTGTACAACGGATACTAAACGAGAAAAGAATAATATTATTGATTACATCAAATATCCCAAACGCATCTTCCCGATAGGAAGATTGGATAAACCTAGTGAGGGTTTAATATTGCTGACTTCGGACGGTGATATTGTTAATAAAATATTAAGGGCAAGAAACAACCACGAAAAGGAATATATTGTAAGGGTAGATAAGCCTATTACCAATAAATTCTTAGAACAGATGAGAGCGGGAGTGCCGATACTAGGCACAGTTACCAGAAAGTGCGAAGTGGAGCAGCTGGATAAAATGCAATTTAGGATTGTACTTACCCAGGGTCTGAATAGACAAATCCGCCGTATGTGCGAATATTTAGGATACGAAGTGAAGAAGCTAAAGCGTATCAGAATTATGAATATCCATTTAGATTTACCAATAGGAAAGTGGCGAGAGCTGACACCCAACGAGATGAAAACCCTCAACCATCTGATTAAAGATTCAGCGAAAACTTACGATTAG
- a CDS encoding phosphohydrolase, which yields MTDKMMKEELLHKAIRIAQNAHRGQTDKYKAPYIGHVMRVMNYGKTLDEKIVGVLHDVVEDCPEYSIEYLKKQGYPDEILFAIECLSKTNPEESYDDFIKRIEQSPLAIAVKINDLTDNMDLKRVNRPLTEKDLKRFNKYLKAYHYLTEKY from the coding sequence ATGACAGACAAAATGATGAAAGAAGAATTGTTGCACAAAGCCATTAGAATTGCCCAAAATGCCCACCGTGGACAAACCGACAAATACAAAGCTCCTTATATAGGGCATGTGATGAGAGTGATGAATTACGGTAAAACTCTAGACGAAAAAATAGTAGGCGTACTACACGATGTTGTAGAAGACTGCCCAGAATACAGCATAGAATATCTAAAAAAACAGGGCTACCCAGATGAAATATTATTCGCTATAGAATGCCTTTCTAAGACCAACCCAGAGGAAAGCTATGACGATTTTATTAAACGCATTGAACAATCGCCTCTAGCCATTGCCGTTAAAATAAACGATTTAACCGATAATATGGATTTAAAAAGGGTAAACCGCCCACTCACAGAAAAAGATTTGAAAAGGTTTAATAAATACTTAAAAGCCTACCATTATCTTACAGAAAAATACTAA
- a CDS encoding acyl-CoA thioesterase: protein MTYEERIKQSETHTFKVVFPDTTNHHNTMFGGTIMKIMDEVAFITATRFSRKTIVTVSCDQIDFKKPIPADTLVELVGKVKSVGNTSLKVSVEVFIEEMYANTREKAVFGDFTLVAIDENKKPVKILD from the coding sequence GAAAGAATAAAACAATCTGAAACGCACACTTTTAAGGTAGTATTTCCTGACACTACTAACCACCATAATACTATGTTTGGCGGTACTATTATGAAAATAATGGACGAAGTTGCCTTCATTACTGCAACTAGATTTTCTAGGAAAACCATTGTAACAGTGAGTTGCGACCAAATTGATTTTAAAAAACCCATTCCTGCAGATACTTTAGTAGAGCTTGTAGGGAAGGTAAAATCTGTAGGAAATACCAGCTTAAAAGTAAGTGTGGAGGTTTTTATCGAAGAAATGTATGCCAATACAAGAGAAAAAGCTGTATTTGGTGATTTCACTCTCGTTGCTATAGATGAGAACAAAAAACCTGTTAAAATACTTGACTAA